The following is a genomic window from Aeromonas sp. FDAARGOS 1405.
ACGCTGGAACGGCTGACCGAAATCGATGGTCAGACCCTCTTCGCCCTCTTTGGCGTAACGGATCTTGGTGTCGCCCAGAATGTCCTGCGCCAGAGTGCGCAGCAGCTCTTCGGTCAGGTCCATCAGATCGATGTAGTCGGCGTAGGCCATGTAGAACTCGATCATGGTGAACTCGGGGTTGTGACGAACCGAGATACCTTCGTTACGGAAGTTGCGGTTGATCTCGTAGACACGCTCGAAGCCACCAACCACCAGACGCTTCAGGTAGAGCTCCGGAGCGATACGCAGGTACATGTCGATGTCCAGCGCATTGTGGTGAGTGACAAACGGACGCGCGGAAGCACCACCCGGGATGACTTGCATCATCGGGGTTTCCACTTCCATGAAGCGCTTTTCATTGAAGAATTTACGGATACCGGCAACCACCTGGGTGCGGATCATGAAGGTCTTGCGGGACTCTTCGTTGGCGATCAGATCCAGGTAGCGCTGGCGGCAGCGGGCTTCCTGGTCGGTCAGGCCTTTGTGCTTCTCGGGCAGCGGACGCAGCGCCTTGGTCAGCAGGCGGATATCGGAAACGTGAACGGAGAGCTCACCGGTCTGGGTCTTGAACAGGGTCCCTTCGACACCCACGATGTCGCCCAGATCCCACTTCTTGAACTGCTCGTTGTAGAAACCTTCCGGCAGGTCGTCACGGGTGACGTAGACCTGGATCTTGCCGGCCATGTCCTGCAGGGTGGCGAAAGAAGCCTTGCCCATGATCCGGCGGGTCATGATGCGACCGGCAATCTTCACCCGTTTACCCAGGCTCGTCAGCTCCTCGGCGCTCTTGTCGTCGAACTCTGCGTGCAGATCGCCAGAGAGGCTGTCGCGACGGAAGTCGTTGGGGAAAGGATTACCCTGGGCGCGCAGGGCGGCCAGCTTGGAACGACGCTCGGTCATCTCGTTGTTGAGTTCGAGAGTGTGGTCGACTTCCGGAGTGATGGTTTGTTCAGACATGGTGATTCCTGCTTGTTTACAGACCTGATTTCAGGCTGGCTTCGATAAACTTGTCCAAGTCACCGTCGAGCACCGATTGGGTATTACGGGTTTCGACGCCGGTGCGCAGATCCTTGATACGGGAGTCATCCAGCACATAGGAACGGATCTGGCTGCCCCAACCGATATCAGACTTGGTCTCTTCCAGGGCTTGTTTCTCAGCGTTCTGCTTCTGAATTTCCAGCTCGTAGAGCTTGGCTTTCAGCTGCTTCATACACTGGTCTTTGTTTTTGTGCTGGGAACGGTCGTTCTGGCACTGTACCACGACACCGGTCGGAACGTGGGTAATACGTACCGCGGATTCGGTTCGGTTAACGTGCTGACCACCGGCACCGGAGGCACGGTAGACGTCGATCCGCAGATCCGCCGGGTTGATCTCGATATCGATATCGTCGTCGATCTCGGGGTAGACGAACACAGAACAGAAGGAGGTGTGACGGCGGCCACCGGAATCGAACGGAGACTTGCGAACCAGACGGTGTACGCCGGTTTCGGTACGCAGCCAGCCGAATGCATATTCGCCGGTGAACTTGATGGTGGCGGATTTGATACCGGCCACGTCGCCTTCGGAGCATTCAATCAGCTCGGGCTTGTAGCCGTGGGCATCGCCCCAGCGCAGGTACATGCGCAGCACCATGTTGGCCCAATCCTGCGCTTCGGTACCACCGGAGCCGGACTGGATGTCGATATAGCAGTCGGAGCCGTCGTGCTGGCCGGAGAACATGCGGCGGAACTCGAGGTCCACCAGCTTGGCTTCCAGTTGCTCGGATTCGGCGATAGCTTCGTTGAAGGTCTCTTCGTCTTCTCCTTCCACGGCCAGGCTCACCAGCATCTCGACGTCATCCACGCCCTGGGTCAGGGTGTCGATGGTGCCGACCACGTTTTCCAGCGCGACGCGCTCTTTGCCCAGCGCCTGTGCGCGCTCGGGTTCATTCCATACGTCCGGCTGTTCCAGCTCGGCGTTGACCTCTTCTAGACGCTCTTTCTTGGCGTCATAGTCAAAGGTACCCCCTAAGAAGCTCGGTCCGCTCAGACAGCTCCTTAAGTTTATTTAATACGGGATTAACTTCGAACATCGTGAAAACTCTCAGGGTCGATGTGATTTAAAAACGGGATATTCTAGCCAATTGTGGAAGGAATAAACAGGGTTGCCTTGGCTTGTGCGGCTCATGCCGTCAATTTCTGGTGCACTTTTCT
Proteins encoded in this region:
- the prfB gene encoding peptide chain release factor 2 (programmed frameshift); the protein is MFEVNPVLNKLKELSERTELLRGYLDYDAKKERLEEVNAELEQPDVWNEPERAQALGKERVALENVVGTIDTLTQGVDDVEMLVSLAVEGEDEETFNEAIAESEQLEAKLVDLEFRRMFSGQHDGSDCYIDIQSGSGGTEAQDWANMVLRMYLRWGDAHGYKPELIECSEGDVAGIKSATIKFTGEYAFGWLRTETGVHRLVRKSPFDSGGRRHTSFCSVFVYPEIDDDIDIEINPADLRIDVYRASGAGGQHVNRTESAVRITHVPTGVVVQCQNDRSQHKNKDQCMKQLKAKLYELEIQKQNAEKQALEETKSDIGWGSQIRSYVLDDSRIKDLRTGVETRNTQSVLDGDLDKFIEASLKSGL
- the lysS gene encoding lysine--tRNA ligase, with the protein product MTERRSKLAALRAQGNPFPNDFRRDSLSGDLHAEFDDKSAEELTSLGKRVKIAGRIMTRRIMGKASFATLQDMAGKIQVYVTRDDLPEGFYNEQFKKWDLGDIVGVEGTLFKTQTGELSVHVSDIRLLTKALRPLPEKHKGLTDQEARCRQRYLDLIANEESRKTFMIRTQVVAGIRKFFNEKRFMEVETPMMQVIPGGASARPFVTHHNALDIDMYLRIAPELYLKRLVVGGFERVYEINRNFRNEGISVRHNPEFTMIEFYMAYADYIDLMDLTEELLRTLAQDILGDTKIRYAKEGEEGLTIDFGQPFQRLTMVESILKFNPDVTLDDLATLESAKAVAKRLHIELMKGWELGHVITAIFEETVEHMLLQPTFITEYPAAVSPLARRNDVNPDVTDRFEFFIGGRELANGFSELNDAEDQAKRFQDQVDQKEAGDDEAMFYDADFVTALEHGLPPTAGQGIGIDRLVMLFTNSHTIRDVILFPALRPQK